In Desulfatirhabdium butyrativorans DSM 18734, a single genomic region encodes these proteins:
- the rsgA gene encoding ribosome small subunit-dependent GTPase A has protein sequence MELRELGFDQWFEAQSNELWQEGCGFARISAVDRGSYLINNGDREVPAELTGKLSYQIESSVDLPCVGDWVTAQYFNDDTAAIIHRVFHRKTFLRRKTAGENIDFQMIAANIDTAFIVQSCHFDFNPHRLHRYIVMATDGHVEPVVILTKTDLISSYELGQKIAIIGSVTKARVLALSNITGIGFDELRQTLLPGRTYCLLGSSGVGKTTIINRLMGFEVFDTKAVSGTGEGTHTTSRRQLIALSQGAMLVDTPGMRELGLVGAGDGIDTGFEEFGGLSANCRYANCSHENEPGCAVLDAIEKGELSKERYDCYIKLKKESEYHEMSYLDKRKKDKAFGRFIKSAKKKLKD, from the coding sequence ATGGAATTACGTGAACTGGGTTTCGACCAATGGTTCGAAGCGCAAAGCAATGAGTTATGGCAGGAGGGCTGCGGCTTTGCCCGCATTTCTGCAGTTGACCGCGGCTCATACCTCATAAACAATGGGGACAGAGAAGTCCCGGCTGAGCTGACAGGGAAGCTTTCTTATCAGATTGAGAGTTCCGTCGATCTGCCATGCGTCGGGGATTGGGTGACGGCGCAATATTTTAACGATGACACCGCCGCCATCATCCACCGGGTGTTTCATCGAAAGACGTTCCTGCGGCGTAAGACCGCAGGTGAAAACATCGATTTCCAGATGATTGCAGCAAATATCGATACAGCTTTTATCGTTCAGTCATGCCATTTCGACTTCAACCCCCACCGCCTGCATCGGTACATCGTAATGGCGACGGACGGACATGTTGAGCCGGTGGTCATCCTCACAAAAACGGATTTGATCTCCTCCTATGAGCTGGGTCAAAAGATTGCGATTATCGGTTCTGTCACAAAAGCCAGAGTTCTTGCCCTCAGCAACATCACCGGAATTGGGTTTGACGAGCTCCGGCAGACGCTCTTACCGGGAAGGACGTACTGTCTGCTCGGCTCATCAGGTGTCGGGAAGACGACGATCATCAACCGCCTCATGGGCTTTGAAGTTTTTGACACAAAAGCTGTCAGCGGCACAGGAGAAGGGACCCATACGACTTCCCGGCGGCAGCTCATCGCTCTCAGCCAAGGCGCAATGCTGGTTGATACGCCTGGCATGCGGGAGCTTGGCCTTGTCGGTGCTGGCGATGGAATCGACACGGGTTTCGAAGAATTTGGCGGTCTCTCCGCAAACTGCCGATATGCGAATTGCAGCCACGAGAACGAGCCTGGCTGTGCCGTCCTGGACGCTATCGAAAAAGGCGAGCTGAGCAAAGAGCGCTATGATTGTTATATCAAGCTCAAGAAGGAGTCGGAGTACCACGAGATGTCATACCTGGACAAACGAAAGAAGGACAAAGCTTTCGGACGATTCATCAAATCGGCAAAGAAAAAGCTGAAGGACTGA
- a CDS encoding branched-chain amino acid ABC transporter permease: protein MNNPNSRFSLPHIAASLILLAAMGCAPLLLSRFSVYLITGILVTGLLATSLNLVLGFGGMYQFHHAVFYGTGAYCTALLLTRTSLPAWAAFVSAPIAAALMGLVIGAICCRLSKLYFGMLQISLGSLVWAIVYRWYGLTGGDDGIHGIPLPALLSGGKSAYYAVLVVVALCLYLLYRIVQSPFGRIFQAIRDNPVRCEAVGIPVYRHQLVAQVLAAGFAGIAGALFVVLEGSVFPDMLFWTLSLEILIMCLLGGWFRFWGPMVGAAIVVSLRTYVGAYTEYWTLILGVFLMFIIFFLPDGVLGLIDRLAHRRSGAALS, encoded by the coding sequence ATGAACAACCCAAATTCCCGATTCTCTCTCCCGCATATCGCAGCGAGCCTCATCCTGCTGGCTGCAATGGGCTGCGCCCCGCTGCTTCTTTCCCGCTTTTCCGTATACCTGATCACCGGCATCCTGGTGACCGGGCTTCTGGCGACCAGCCTGAATCTCGTGCTGGGTTTCGGGGGGATGTACCAGTTTCATCATGCTGTTTTTTATGGAACAGGCGCCTACTGCACGGCGCTTCTCCTGACACGGACCTCGCTTCCGGCATGGGCCGCCTTCGTTTCGGCGCCGATTGCCGCTGCCCTGATGGGCCTTGTCATCGGCGCAATCTGCTGCCGGCTTTCCAAACTCTATTTCGGCATGCTCCAGATTTCCCTGGGCTCCCTGGTGTGGGCTATCGTTTACCGCTGGTATGGTCTCACGGGAGGTGACGACGGCATTCACGGCATTCCGCTGCCCGCCCTCCTTTCGGGCGGCAAATCCGCCTATTATGCGGTCCTCGTTGTGGTCGCGCTCTGCCTGTATCTCCTCTACCGGATCGTTCAATCGCCTTTCGGCAGAATCTTCCAGGCAATCCGGGACAATCCCGTTCGCTGCGAGGCCGTCGGCATCCCGGTCTATCGCCATCAACTGGTCGCCCAGGTGCTGGCGGCAGGCTTTGCTGGCATTGCGGGGGCGCTGTTTGTCGTTCTCGAAGGTTCGGTGTTCCCCGACATGCTCTTCTGGACCCTGTCGCTAGAGATTCTCATCATGTGCCTGCTGGGCGGATGGTTCCGTTTCTGGGGACCGATGGTGGGCGCAGCCATCGTGGTCAGCCTGCGCACATATGTCGGCGCATACACCGAATACTGGACGCTCATCCTGGGCGTGTTCCTGATGTTCATCATCTTTTTCCTGCCCGATGGGGTATTGGGCCTCATCGATCGCCTGGCCCATCGAAGGTCCGGGGCGGCCCTGTCCTGA
- a CDS encoding PaaI family thioesterase, translating into MKEPESNLDLRHWVGKDRFAEYIGIDLIEVRPGWAKARLVIDERHLNGLGRTQGGAVFTLADLAFAAASNSHGQPAVAISVNIFFLKATASGTVLTAEAREISKNPKLATYQVEVSDESGDRIASFQGMVYRKSGARPAPH; encoded by the coding sequence ATGAAAGAACCGGAAAGCAATCTTGATCTGAGGCACTGGGTCGGAAAGGATCGATTTGCCGAGTATATCGGCATCGATCTGATCGAAGTTCGGCCCGGATGGGCAAAAGCCAGGCTGGTCATTGACGAGCGGCACCTGAACGGACTGGGACGAACCCAGGGTGGGGCTGTTTTCACGCTGGCCGATCTGGCCTTTGCCGCAGCCTCCAATTCCCATGGCCAGCCGGCGGTCGCAATCAGCGTCAACATTTTTTTCCTGAAAGCCACGGCAAGCGGAACCGTGTTGACGGCCGAAGCCAGGGAGATTTCGAAAAACCCGAAGCTTGCCACCTACCAGGTCGAAGTGTCGGATGAAAGCGGTGATCGTATCGCCAGTTTTCAGGGAATGGTGTATCGAAAAAGCGGCGCGAGGCCGGCCCCGCATTGA
- a CDS encoding radical SAM protein has translation MESESGGNHSAQPECGVSEDAKPSRSGIRESSILQDRAAEAIERLSACDLCPRQCGVNRAKGETGFCRTGRHAWVSDADAHFGEEDPLVGTGGSGTIFFTNCNLGCNFCQNYEISHLGAGRKVGPEELADIMLSLHDKGCHNINFVTPSHVVAQILEALVLAAGKGLRIPLIYNTSAYDRTDTLALLDGIIDIYMPDFKFWDPEVARLTCNAPDYPRIAAEAIREMHRQVGDLALDRNGIAVRGLLVRHLVLPENLAGTDRIMAFLAQEISAETYTNVMNQYRPCGTASKIPALSRKITPAEYEAAIDMARKAGIRRLDRRRRKFALWI, from the coding sequence ATGGAAAGCGAATCCGGCGGTAATCATTCGGCTCAACCGGAGTGCGGCGTCTCTGAGGATGCAAAGCCTTCCCGCAGCGGAATCCGGGAAAGCAGCATCCTGCAGGATCGGGCGGCTGAAGCCATCGAAAGGCTTTCCGCCTGTGATCTTTGCCCCAGGCAATGCGGAGTCAACCGGGCCAAAGGGGAAACGGGCTTCTGCCGCACCGGCCGTCACGCCTGGGTATCCGATGCGGATGCCCATTTTGGCGAAGAGGATCCGCTGGTCGGAACAGGCGGATCGGGCACGATTTTTTTCACCAACTGCAACCTGGGCTGCAATTTCTGCCAGAACTACGAGATCAGCCATCTGGGAGCAGGCAGGAAAGTCGGCCCGGAAGAACTCGCAGACATCATGCTCTCCCTGCATGACAAGGGCTGCCACAACATCAATTTCGTCACGCCGTCCCACGTTGTCGCGCAGATTCTGGAGGCCCTTGTGCTGGCCGCCGGAAAAGGTCTCCGGATCCCGCTCATCTACAATACCAGCGCCTACGATCGGACAGACACCCTTGCCCTGCTCGACGGGATCATCGATATCTACATGCCCGATTTCAAGTTCTGGGACCCCGAAGTCGCCCGCCTGACCTGCAATGCCCCGGATTACCCCCGCATTGCCGCAGAGGCCATCCGCGAAATGCACCGGCAAGTCGGAGACCTCGCTCTGGATCGAAACGGCATCGCCGTCAGGGGGCTGCTGGTCCGCCATCTCGTTCTTCCCGAAAACCTGGCCGGAACGGATCGCATCATGGCCTTTCTGGCGCAGGAAATCTCCGCCGAAACCTATACCAACGTCATGAACCAGTACCGACCCTGCGGAACCGCTTCGAAAATCCCGGCCCTTTCCCGAAAGATCACGCCCGCCGAATACGAAGCCGCCATCGATATGGCCCGGAAAGCGGGTATTCGACGGCTGGATCGGCGACGCAGAAAATTCGCTCTATGGATTTGA
- a CDS encoding branched-chain amino acid ABC transporter permease — protein sequence MADGGVLQLQPVLQQLLVGLSRTTILFIVASGMSLVLGVLRIPNLAHGSFYMIGAFLAYTVSAWVGSALGFWVAVLVAPLGVGLLSFLIERGLFRHLYDREHLMLLLFTFSFTLVFSDMVKLIWGSDYRSMPVPQVFQGSLSFLGLSLPAYNAFLLAAGPVVAVGLWALTQKTKIGKIARAAAVDREMVDAIGINVRLVYSIVFVIGCFLAGLGGALVAPTQNITQGMDHGIIMETFLIVIVGGLGNIWGALVGAFVFGLSHAIGIMVFPQFAIVIPYLAVVIILLFRPKGLLKSIW from the coding sequence ATGGCGGATGGCGGTGTGCTCCAGCTTCAGCCGGTTCTGCAGCAGCTTCTGGTGGGCTTGAGCCGGACGACGATCCTCTTTATCGTCGCCTCCGGCATGAGCCTGGTATTGGGTGTGCTGCGCATCCCGAACCTGGCGCACGGCTCCTTTTACATGATCGGCGCGTTTCTGGCCTATACCGTGTCGGCCTGGGTCGGCTCGGCGCTGGGGTTCTGGGTGGCCGTTCTGGTGGCGCCGCTCGGGGTTGGCCTGCTCAGTTTTCTGATCGAACGGGGGTTGTTCCGGCACCTCTACGATCGGGAACATCTGATGCTGCTGCTGTTCACCTTCTCGTTCACCCTCGTATTTTCTGACATGGTCAAACTGATCTGGGGTTCGGACTACCGATCCATGCCCGTGCCGCAGGTGTTCCAGGGAAGTCTGTCGTTTTTGGGGCTTTCGCTGCCGGCATACAATGCGTTTCTGCTGGCCGCAGGTCCCGTTGTGGCCGTCGGACTCTGGGCGCTGACTCAGAAAACGAAAATCGGGAAAATCGCCCGGGCCGCAGCCGTCGATCGGGAAATGGTCGATGCCATCGGCATTAACGTGCGGCTCGTCTACAGCATCGTCTTTGTCATCGGCTGTTTTCTGGCCGGACTTGGCGGGGCGCTCGTCGCCCCCACCCAGAACATCACCCAGGGCATGGATCACGGCATCATCATGGAGACGTTTCTGATTGTCATCGTCGGCGGGCTGGGGAATATCTGGGGGGCATTGGTTGGCGCTTTCGTCTTCGGGCTGAGCCATGCCATCGGTATCATGGTTTTTCCGCAATTCGCCATCGTCATCCCCTATCTTGCCGTCGTCATCATTCTGCTCTTCCGGCCCAAAGGGCTGCTGAAATCCATCTGGTAG
- a CDS encoding type II toxin-antitoxin system RelE/ParE family toxin, whose translation MIEIRKTDLYAKWLDNLSDIHARARILARVERLATGNPGDVKPVGEGVSELRIDYGPGYRVYYKQHGRELVILLAGGDKHTQAKNIRTALRLARNL comes from the coding sequence ATGATCGAGATCCGTAAAACCGACTTATACGCTAAGTGGCTCGATAACTTGAGCGACATCCATGCGCGCGCTCGTATCTTGGCACGGGTAGAGCGGTTGGCAACGGGAAATCCGGGAGATGTCAAGCCCGTAGGTGAAGGCGTTTCGGAGTTGCGGATCGATTACGGACCCGGCTACCGGGTGTATTACAAACAGCACGGGCGAGAGCTGGTAATTCTCCTGGCCGGCGGGGACAAGCATACTCAGGCCAAAAACATTAGAACCGCCTTGCGCCTCGCCCGTAACCTTTAG
- a CDS encoding HNH endonuclease, which produces MEAKTKINGKRLASKWGLDVAQARYSEWGNWYATLSLYPAALLDANGYVLIQDELTLQNHPKIKVTKQINVPDLISTLPDYVRVSGLIPEEITDHGRIPEGARTTVSVNRYERSSAARKACLDHYGYSCAVCGHAMAETYGPRAAGLIHVHHLVPLSELTEEYLLDPITDLRPVCPNCHAFLHLFSPPMSIDDAKRIIRTRQ; this is translated from the coding sequence GTGGAAGCTAAGACAAAGATCAATGGGAAACGACTGGCTAGCAAGTGGGGACTCGACGTAGCTCAAGCCCGATACAGCGAATGGGGCAATTGGTATGCAACTCTCAGTCTGTATCCTGCAGCTCTGCTGGATGCGAATGGCTACGTTCTGATTCAGGATGAGCTCACCCTGCAAAATCATCCAAAAATAAAAGTCACGAAACAGATCAACGTGCCCGACCTGATTTCTACGCTACCCGATTATGTCCGCGTCTCCGGACTCATTCCTGAAGAAATCACAGATCATGGTCGCATTCCCGAAGGCGCCCGAACAACGGTTTCGGTTAATCGATATGAGCGTAGTTCCGCTGCTCGCAAAGCATGTTTGGATCATTACGGATACTCCTGCGCCGTTTGTGGCCATGCCATGGCTGAAACCTACGGCCCTCGTGCTGCTGGCCTTATACACGTGCACCATCTTGTCCCTCTTTCGGAACTTACTGAGGAATACCTGCTTGATCCGATTACTGATCTTCGCCCTGTTTGTCCCAATTGTCATGCGTTCTTACACCTCTTCTCGCCGCCTATGTCCATTGACGACGCCAAGAGGATAATCCGAACTAGACAATGA
- a CDS encoding BrnT family toxin, translated as MPLKFDWNPKKAQKNIEKHGVSFDEAATVFSDPLSMTYDDPDHSYEENRYIIIGLSSRSELLFVSHSESEDTIRIISARRLTRKERKQYEQCYV; from the coding sequence ATGCCGTTGAAATTTGATTGGAATCCGAAAAAGGCTCAAAAGAATATTGAAAAGCACGGAGTTTCATTTGACGAGGCAGCAACAGTATTTTCTGATCCCTTGTCAATGACTTATGATGATCCTGATCACTCATATGAAGAAAACAGATACATCATAATCGGTTTGTCATCGCGTAGCGAATTGCTGTTTGTTTCGCATTCCGAATCAGAGGATACAATAAGGATAATTAGCGCAAGGCGATTGACACGAAAAGAAAGGAAACAGTATGAACAATGCTACGTATAA
- a CDS encoding ABC transporter ATP-binding protein has translation MLRIESLQKSFEGFMAVCDARLEVEKGEIVAVIGPNGAGKTTFFNLITGQLKPDKGRILFKEENITGMSPYRICEKGICRSFQIVNIFPRLSVFENVQVAVLSHQKRTLDLFRPARHQGIDKTNRILENFWLLDHAHRKSATLSHGDQKVLEMAIALGNDPDLLILDEPTAGMSPEETARCLALMKRLSNEMGITILFCEHDMEMVFSISNRIMVMQHGRTIIEDRPEAVRACKQVQEAYLGEC, from the coding sequence ATGCTCAGAATCGAATCCCTTCAAAAATCTTTCGAAGGCTTCATGGCGGTCTGTGACGCCCGTCTTGAAGTCGAGAAAGGGGAAATTGTCGCCGTCATCGGGCCAAACGGGGCGGGAAAGACCACGTTTTTCAACCTGATCACCGGCCAGCTCAAACCGGACAAGGGCCGCATCCTGTTCAAGGAAGAAAATATCACCGGCATGTCTCCCTACCGCATTTGCGAAAAAGGGATCTGCCGCTCCTTTCAGATCGTCAATATCTTTCCCAGACTTTCGGTGTTTGAGAATGTCCAGGTCGCCGTGCTGTCGCATCAGAAGCGTACCCTTGATCTGTTCCGGCCCGCGCGGCATCAGGGGATCGACAAAACGAATCGAATCCTCGAAAATTTCTGGCTCCTGGATCACGCCCATCGAAAGTCGGCAACCCTCTCCCACGGAGATCAGAAAGTTCTCGAGATGGCCATCGCGCTCGGAAATGATCCGGATTTGCTGATTCTCGACGAGCCTACCGCCGGAATGTCACCCGAAGAGACGGCCAGGTGTCTTGCCCTGATGAAACGACTTTCCAACGAAATGGGCATCACCATTTTGTTTTGCGAACACGACATGGAGATGGTCTTTTCCATTTCCAATCGCATCATGGTGATGCAGCACGGCAGGACCATCATCGAGGATCGACCCGAAGCCGTTCGGGCATGCAAACAAGTACAGGAAGCCTACCTCGGAGAATGCTGA
- a CDS encoding DUF4258 domain-containing protein, whose protein sequence is MRDLLRTGDVRISEHGYDELAEDGLTAREVIAGVQEAVVEEYLNYAKGPCVLLLQKDRAGEPIHVVGGIPKGHNKPVVLVTAYRPDPGRWDITFTRRR, encoded by the coding sequence GTGCGTGATTTGTTACGCACTGGCGACGTTCGGATATCTGAACACGGATACGATGAACTGGCTGAGGATGGGCTGACAGCAAGAGAAGTAATCGCGGGCGTTCAGGAGGCGGTTGTTGAGGAATACCTGAACTATGCGAAGGGGCCATGCGTCCTATTGTTGCAGAAAGATCGAGCGGGCGAGCCCATTCATGTTGTAGGGGGTATCCCGAAAGGTCATAACAAGCCTGTGGTTCTGGTCACAGCATACCGGCCAGATCCTGGGCGGTGGGATATAACGTTTACGCGGAGGCGGTAA
- a CDS encoding addiction module antidote protein, with the protein MTKTVTTRYDVAEHLRTPEEMAAYLEACLAEAGGDAAFIAKALGDIARAKGMSQVARDAGLSRESLYKALSGERSPGFDTILKVIRALGLKLRAEAVFMDPSAAQPMDAANRP; encoded by the coding sequence ATGACCAAAACCGTCACCACTCGCTACGATGTCGCCGAACATCTTCGTACACCAGAGGAAATGGCTGCATATCTTGAAGCCTGCTTGGCAGAAGCCGGTGGCGATGCAGCATTCATTGCCAAGGCCTTGGGAGATATAGCTCGTGCCAAAGGAATGAGCCAGGTGGCACGGGACGCCGGCCTCTCGCGCGAAAGTCTGTATAAAGCACTGTCCGGAGAGAGAAGTCCCGGCTTTGATACGATTCTCAAGGTCATTAGAGCACTGGGTTTGAAATTGCGTGCTGAGGCAGTTTTCATGGATCCTTCTGCAGCCCAACCCATGGATGCAGCCAATCGGCCATAA
- a CDS encoding ABC transporter ATP-binding protein, with protein MLLEVDAIHSYYGDSHILFDVSLKIDAGEIVCLLGRNGAGKSTTMKSIIGLVPPRKGSILFRGRQCVGLKPYRIARLGIGFVPDDRRVFADLTVGENLDIVVRKDTPNGSWNKDAVYDFFPALRKIDGRRAGFLSGGEQQMLTIGRALMTNPDLLLLDEPTEGLAPLVVALLAERIVMLKERGLTVLLAEQNQKVALDISDRVYLIDNGAVRFSGTVEALRRQPEVLKSTLSI; from the coding sequence ATGCTGCTTGAAGTCGATGCCATCCACAGCTATTATGGAGACAGTCACATCCTGTTCGATGTCTCCCTGAAGATCGATGCAGGAGAAATCGTCTGCCTGCTGGGGCGAAACGGGGCTGGCAAAAGCACCACCATGAAGAGCATCATCGGGCTGGTGCCGCCCAGAAAGGGAAGCATCCTGTTTCGGGGACGCCAGTGCGTCGGCCTCAAACCCTATCGAATCGCGCGGCTCGGCATCGGATTCGTGCCGGATGACCGGCGGGTGTTCGCCGATCTGACCGTCGGAGAAAACCTCGATATCGTCGTTCGGAAGGACACGCCGAACGGCTCGTGGAACAAGGATGCCGTATACGATTTTTTCCCGGCGCTCCGCAAAATCGATGGGCGAAGGGCAGGGTTCCTGAGCGGGGGCGAGCAGCAGATGCTCACCATTGGGCGGGCGCTGATGACCAATCCCGATCTGCTGTTGCTCGACGAGCCGACGGAAGGGCTGGCGCCTCTTGTGGTGGCCTTGCTGGCCGAGCGGATCGTGATGCTCAAAGAGCGCGGCCTGACGGTGCTTCTGGCGGAGCAGAATCAGAAGGTGGCCCTCGACATCAGCGATCGGGTATACCTGATCGACAACGGTGCCGTGCGGTTTTCCGGGACGGTTGAGGCGCTGCGCAGGCAGCCGGAAGTGCTGAAATCAACCCTTTCGATTTAG